A single region of the Winslowiella toletana genome encodes:
- the rpmE gene encoding 50S ribosomal protein L31, whose product MKKGIHPTYTEITAKCSCGNEMKIGSTVGRDLNLDVCGKCHPFYTGKQRDVASGGRVDRFNKRFSIPGSKA is encoded by the coding sequence ATGAAAAAAGGTATTCACCCAACTTACACTGAAATTACTGCTAAATGTTCTTGCGGTAACGAAATGAAAATCGGCTCAACTGTTGGCCGTGACCTGAACCTGGACGTTTGTGGCAAATGCCACCCGTTCTACACCGGTAAGCAGCGTGACGTTGCTAGCGGTGGCCGTGTTGACCGCTTCAACAAGCGTTTCAGCATTCCAGGCAGCAAAGCTTAA
- the priA gene encoding primosomal protein N', which translates to MPVVQVALPVPLARNFDYLLPAHLQVVTGGRVSVPFGKRKAIGIVVGVSESSDFPLDQLKAVHEVLDQQSLFSPSLWRILLWAADYYHYPLGEVLFHAIPVLLRQGKPALEAPLWQWFITEQGRETASESLKRAPKQQQALAALRQRPIYRHEVTAQDLTDATLQSLRAKGLCELREHQRAPDDWRDNYAVKGERLRLNTEQATAVGAIRSEDDHFAAWLLAGITGSGKTEVYLSILENVLASGRQALIMVPEIGLTPQTIARFRERFNAPVDVLHSALNDSERLAVWLRARSGETAIVIGTRSALFTPFARLGVIVIDEEHDSSYKQQEGWRYQARDLAVFRAREEDIPIVMGSATPALETLHNVQMGKYRQLSLSKRAGNARQATQQLIDLKGVKLQGGLSPALIQKIRQHLQADNQVLLFLNRRGFSPALLCHECGWIAECQRCDHYYTLHQNQRQLRCHHCDSQRPVPHQCPQCGSTHLVPVGLGTEQLEHNLSALFPGVPLSRIDRDTTSRKGALEQHLNEVHRGGARILVGTQMLAKGHHFPDVTLVSLLDVDGALFSADFRSAERFAQLYTQVAGRAGRAGKQGEVLLQTHHPDHPLLQTLLHQGYDAFASQTLQERKSVFLPPYTSHVLIRAEDHDNQQAAAFLQQLRNLFEASPLKDEALWAMGPVPALLAKRSGRYRWQLLLQHPSRALLQRLLKTSLPLVSTLPLSRKVKWTLDVDPSES; encoded by the coding sequence ATGCCCGTTGTTCAGGTCGCGCTTCCGGTTCCACTTGCCCGCAATTTTGATTATCTGTTGCCCGCCCACCTGCAGGTGGTGACTGGCGGACGCGTCAGCGTCCCTTTTGGCAAACGTAAAGCCATCGGCATCGTCGTTGGCGTGAGCGAAAGCAGTGACTTTCCGCTGGATCAGCTAAAAGCGGTGCATGAAGTACTCGATCAGCAGTCGCTGTTTTCCCCTTCGCTGTGGCGCATTCTGCTGTGGGCGGCTGACTATTATCATTACCCGTTAGGAGAAGTGCTGTTCCATGCCATCCCGGTATTGCTGCGCCAGGGAAAACCGGCACTGGAGGCGCCGCTCTGGCAGTGGTTTATCACTGAACAGGGCCGTGAAACCGCCAGCGAGAGCTTAAAGCGTGCGCCAAAGCAGCAGCAGGCATTAGCCGCGCTGCGCCAGCGCCCAATCTATCGTCATGAAGTCACCGCTCAGGATTTGACGGATGCCACTCTGCAATCGCTGCGTGCTAAAGGCTTATGTGAACTGCGTGAGCATCAACGCGCGCCGGACGACTGGCGCGACAACTATGCGGTAAAAGGTGAACGCCTGCGGCTGAATACCGAGCAGGCAACCGCCGTCGGGGCGATCCGTAGCGAAGATGACCATTTTGCCGCCTGGTTACTGGCTGGCATTACCGGCTCGGGTAAAACCGAGGTGTATCTCAGCATTCTGGAAAACGTGCTGGCCAGTGGCCGTCAGGCGCTGATTATGGTGCCGGAAATTGGCCTGACGCCGCAGACCATCGCCCGCTTTCGCGAGCGTTTTAATGCTCCCGTCGACGTACTGCATTCGGCACTCAACGACAGCGAGCGTCTTGCCGTCTGGCTGCGCGCGCGCAGTGGCGAAACCGCTATCGTCATTGGCACTCGCTCCGCACTGTTCACTCCTTTTGCCCGGCTGGGTGTCATCGTTATCGATGAAGAACACGACAGTTCCTACAAACAGCAAGAGGGATGGCGCTATCAGGCGCGTGACCTGGCGGTATTTCGTGCGCGCGAAGAGGACATTCCGATTGTAATGGGCTCGGCGACGCCAGCGCTGGAAACCTTGCATAACGTGCAGATGGGCAAATATCGCCAGCTCAGCCTGAGTAAACGTGCCGGTAATGCGCGTCAGGCGACGCAGCAGCTGATCGATTTAAAAGGCGTCAAGTTGCAGGGTGGCTTATCTCCGGCGCTGATTCAAAAAATTCGTCAGCACCTGCAAGCCGATAATCAGGTACTGCTGTTTCTCAATCGCCGCGGCTTTTCGCCTGCGCTGTTGTGCCATGAATGTGGCTGGATAGCCGAATGTCAGCGCTGCGATCACTACTACACGCTGCATCAGAACCAGCGCCAGCTGCGCTGTCATCACTGCGACAGCCAGCGCCCGGTGCCTCACCAGTGTCCGCAGTGCGGCTCCACCCACCTGGTGCCGGTCGGTCTGGGAACCGAGCAGCTGGAACATAACCTCTCCGCGCTGTTTCCCGGCGTACCGCTGTCACGCATTGACCGTGATACCACCAGCCGCAAAGGCGCGCTGGAACAACATCTCAATGAGGTACATCGCGGCGGCGCACGCATTCTGGTGGGCACCCAGATGCTGGCAAAAGGCCATCACTTTCCTGATGTTACGCTGGTTTCGCTACTTGATGTCGATGGCGCGCTGTTCTCTGCCGACTTCCGTTCCGCAGAGCGTTTCGCCCAGCTGTATACCCAGGTTGCCGGGCGTGCCGGTCGCGCGGGTAAACAGGGCGAAGTGTTATTACAAACTCATCACCCGGATCATCCTCTGCTGCAAACGCTGTTGCATCAGGGCTATGACGCCTTTGCCAGCCAGACGCTGCAGGAGCGTAAAAGCGTATTTTTACCACCCTATACCAGCCATGTACTGATCCGCGCCGAAGATCACGACAATCAGCAGGCCGCCGCATTTCTGCAACAGCTGCGTAACCTGTTTGAAGCCAGTCCGTTAAAAGATGAGGCGCTGTGGGCCATGGGCCCGGTTCCCGCTCTGCTGGCAAAACGCAGTGGTCGTTATCGCTGGCAGCTACTGCTGCAGCATCCCTCACGCGCGCTGTTACAGCGCCTGCTGAAAACCAGCCTGCCGCTGGTGAGCACCCTGCCCCTGTCGCGCAAGGTCAAGTGGACGCTTGATGTCGATCCCAGCGAAAGCTGA
- the metJ gene encoding met regulon transcriptional regulator MetJ — translation MAEWNGEYISPYAEHGKKSEQVKKITVSIPLKVLKILTDERTRRQVNNLRHATNSELLCEAFLHAFTGQPLPDDVDLRKERSDEIPEAAKAIMREMGVDPDTWEY, via the coding sequence ATGGCTGAATGGAACGGCGAATATATCAGCCCTTACGCTGAGCACGGTAAGAAGAGCGAGCAGGTTAAGAAAATAACAGTTTCTATCCCCCTGAAAGTTCTCAAAATTTTAACTGATGAGCGTACACGCCGTCAGGTAAACAACTTGCGTCATGCAACGAATAGCGAGCTGCTGTGTGAAGCCTTTTTGCACGCCTTTACCGGACAGCCGCTGCCGGATGACGTGGATTTACGCAAAGAGCGTAGCGACGAAATCCCTGAAGCAGCAAAAGCGATTATGCGTGAAATGGGTGTCGATCCGGATACCTGGGAATATTAA
- the cytR gene encoding DNA-binding transcriptional regulator CytR, whose translation MKDVAERAGVSTATVSRALMNPEKVSAATRQKVEQAVIDVGYSPHALARNAKRSESRTILVIVPDICDPFFSEIIRGVEVTAAAEGYLVLIGDCAHQNQQEKSFLNLMLTRQIDGMVLLGSQLPFETGVEEQRNLPPMVMANEFAPELELPTVHIDNLTAAFEAVSHLHQLGHRRIACIAGPEEMPLCHYRLQGYIQALRRNGLAVDADYIVRGDFTFEAGSAAFKQLMALPQPPDALFCHSDIMALGAMSQAKSMGLRVPQDISLVGFDDIELSRYSDPSLTTVAQPRFNIGREAMLLLLEQLQGKLVSNGSRLLDFELKVRGSSARAGRNK comes from the coding sequence ATGAAAGATGTGGCTGAAAGAGCAGGGGTTTCAACGGCCACCGTGTCACGCGCACTGATGAATCCGGAAAAGGTTTCAGCGGCAACGCGGCAAAAAGTTGAACAAGCGGTAATCGATGTCGGCTACTCCCCACATGCGCTGGCGCGCAATGCTAAACGCAGTGAATCACGTACCATCCTGGTGATTGTGCCGGATATTTGCGACCCATTTTTCAGCGAGATTATTCGCGGCGTGGAGGTGACTGCCGCCGCCGAAGGCTATCTGGTGTTGATTGGTGACTGCGCCCATCAGAATCAGCAGGAAAAATCATTTTTAAACCTGATGCTGACGCGACAAATCGACGGCATGGTGTTACTTGGCTCGCAGTTGCCGTTTGAAACCGGGGTGGAAGAGCAGCGTAATCTGCCGCCGATGGTGATGGCCAATGAGTTTGCGCCAGAACTTGAGTTACCCACGGTGCATATTGATAACCTGACCGCCGCTTTTGAAGCGGTCAGTCATCTGCATCAGCTCGGCCATCGTCGCATCGCCTGTATTGCCGGGCCGGAAGAGATGCCACTCTGTCATTATCGTCTGCAGGGCTATATTCAGGCGCTGCGCCGTAACGGCCTGGCCGTCGATGCCGACTATATTGTGCGTGGTGATTTCACGTTTGAAGCGGGCTCAGCAGCATTTAAACAGCTGATGGCGCTACCACAACCGCCAGATGCGCTATTCTGTCATAGCGACATTATGGCGCTCGGTGCCATGTCGCAGGCGAAAAGCATGGGCTTGCGCGTACCGCAGGATATCTCGCTGGTTGGCTTCGATGATATTGAGCTGTCCCGCTACAGTGACCCATCACTGACCACCGTCGCTCAGCCGCGTTTTAATATTGGACGCGAAGCGATGCTATTGTTACTGGAACAGTTACAGGGAAAACTGGTCAGTAACGGGTCGCGGCTGCTCGATTTTGAATTAAAAGTTCGCGGCAGCAGCGCGCGCGCCGGGCGTAATAAATAA